The Pan troglodytes isolate AG18354 chromosome 19, NHGRI_mPanTro3-v2.0_pri, whole genome shotgun sequence region ACCGTGTTTTTACTTTCTCTGACCTAGCTCGTGAAGGGCAAAAGTATTAAGAGAAGGAAATTACACACTGCCTGACGTTTTACATTATTGAGCAGATTTGTGATTTCTGCTCATTCCATTATTCATTGGCTTTTCGTAAGCTCATATTTGCTATTTgactaaaacatattttatttcagtggaTAATCTGTGTGCCCACAGGCACTGAAAGAAACAGAGATCTGAATATTTCTGTCACTACTCCTCTAGGTTAAggtttctcaaattatttttatctgtggTCTACTTTTGCCAGGTTAAATATCACAGACAGCATCGATTCCCCAACCTCCAATCTATCATCACAAGAAATGACTAAAATTAGTGCAAGTGGTGGCAATGCTTTTGAGGCAATATGAACAAATGAAAAGGTTTCAATGACATTTGCACATCTTACTTTTTGAGTgaaaccttttttctttgtcatcatcatttacattttaaattgtgtaAGCCATGGTCAGTTTCACCATTCTCACCTTGTTCACACAGTTGCTGACAAAGCTGCTTATCTGACAAGTCTGAACTCTGCTGACCTGCTCAAATCTCTCTGCTATCCCAGAGTCAAGGTCGGCAATGAGTTCGTCACCAAAGGCCAGACTGTGCAGCAGGTAAACGTGACTTAaattctctgatttatttgaacCGCAAGTGACTCAGGAGTTCATCActgttttcaatttaaaaaactaaactatCACTTCTATTGAAGGTGTACAATGCAGTGGGTGCTCTGGCCAAAGCCATCTACGAGAAGATGTTCTTGTGGATGGTCACCCGCATCAACCAGCAGCTGGACACCAAGCAGCCCAGGCAGTACTTCATCGGGGTCTTGGACATTGCTGGCTTTGAGATCTTTGATGTGAGTAGTGAActgacagaaaattagcaagtgAAAATCCTCAGTCACTTTATCAATCTTGTTAGAGCATACAAAATCACATTTACAAAATGTAccttacaaaatatacaaatgtaaTTCCTACTGAAAAGAGTCTTTGAAAAGATATGAAAAGTAAATAGGtataaataggaaaagagaaaattctatTCTTTTGAGTCTAGAAGTCTCAAAAGTTGATCCCTGAGAGGTTAAAATAGTCAAAATCTATCCTGGATCCAAGCAGATGAGCATGAaaacacctttttaaaattactctaaGGAAATATTTCAGAGTCCTCATTTAACAGTATTTTGCCTAGTATGCATGATCTCATGCAGTTACTTGGAAAATAAGTATTCAAAGAATCAATTCTACTTTGTTTAGAACTATATAATAGGAAAACAATCTGAaggtttataatttaataaaccAAAATGCCttaaattcagaagaaaatacTAATAGATACTCTGTAGATAGAATACTTGTTATGTGTAATTTCCTATATTTATCTTGTCCTGTAGTTCAACAGCCTGGAGCAGCTGTGCATCAACTTCACCAACGAGAAACTGCAACAGTTTTTCAACCATCACATGTTCGTGCTGGAGCAGGAGGAGTACAAGAAGGAAGGCATCGAGTGGGAGTTCATTGACTTCGGGATGGACCTGGCTGCCTGCATTGAGCTCATCGAGAAGGTTCATATGACTTTTCTAACTTTCAAAACATGAAAACCAAATTGCTTGCCTCCCTGTGCTTAATCACACTCCCTGTTCTCAAAGAACAAGCAGTGCTGTTTCCTGACACACTCGTATATTCTGATTGGTTGTGAGGTATGTTCCAAGTGATCTGTTATTAATAAGTAGAGCAGTTTGTAGAAAAATGTTTATCACTCACACACATATGGATTCGCATTTATCCCTCTAAAAACTTAATTCTCTCTCACTTTTCTTCCTACACGATTTCATGCATATGGGAGAAAGGGATGAAATTACAGCTATTCCTCTGGGTTATGTAATTAACCCTGGTGTACCCATGACAGTGTATTGTGCATTTATCATCATCCCTCATGTGTAACAAGGCAGGCTATGTCAACATGTCTTAAAGATTGGAAAGTTAGTCCTTCAACTGTTGCAGTCATTAAGTCTTTCTCCGTTCATGATAACTACTGAATAAACACCAAACCTCTGTATCACTTACCTAGAAAATGGGCCCTGAATTCCCCATTACTAAGGGGGTGGAGCAATAGTTACATCAGATCTAGATATGTTAACACTCATCAAGCAATTGTTAAACACTTCCAAAAGTATCTTGAGAGCTTGTCATATACTTATTGATATCAATAAAGTGTATGTGTGAACCCTATCCTAAGCAGTGGGAAGGGAAGAGTAAATGCAATTGCCACCTAGGAAAACTTAAAATACTCAGgttaaaattcacaaaaatatgaaagataagAGTTTAAAAGCAGACTAGGTCTGCACAATTTGGGGAAAAGATATGTTAATTTGGTGATATAATATCTCTACTATTCATGAAAACTTTATGGTCCTCAGAAaaggcatttattttattctctagtATTTCAGTTTCTGTATCACCAAAATAGTCTTAGGGGTACAATTTGTGAATTTGTTAAATCATCAATGTTgaattttctttcagtctttcctatcaaatacattaagaaaaaagccaaactctTAGAAAGCAAAACCAAATTACTATCACTTCACTCCACAGTGGTAGAGAATATAGGTTAAAGTACAGAATTTTAATGATACAATATAAGACGCAATTTTCTCCTAGGAATGCATCATTTTTAGTCCTTACACATAATCTCTCTTCCCTTCATACTTCTGTCACCTCTAGATTCGAGGTAAAGGAAGTTATATTGTCAGTAGGAAAGAAAGTAGTcagatatatacatttatggaaTAAAGAATTCAATTTTGAAGTGATGTTTTCAGAATCTGATTTTATACACTGAACATAAAGTGTGCCAAATAGTtcagatgtattttttttaactgagtcttTCTAGCAAGTATATTTCCCATATGTTCTGGGTACATAATGATTGCTTCACATGTCATGCCTATTTAATTTATCATTCAAAGTCTTCTTTTGAAACATTGTATTTTCAGTTTTCCATCAATTACATGGAGCATAACTTTCTGAGGGACTCATCATTATCATCCCTTTTTTCCTATTCTTAGCCTATGGGCATCTTCTCCATCCTAGAAGAGGAGTGCATGTTCCCCAAGGCAACAGACACCTCCTTCAAGAACAAGCTGTATGAACAACATCTTGGAAAATCCAACAACTTCCAGAAGCCCAAGCCTTCCAAAGGCAAGCCTGAGGCTCACTTCTCACTGGTGCACTATGCCGGCACTGTGGACTACAACATCGCCGGCTGGCTGGACAAAAACAAGGACCCCCTGAATGAGACTGTGGTGGGGCTGTACCAGAAGTCTGCAATGAAGACTCTGGCTTTCCTCTTCTCTGGGGCACAAACTGCTGAAGCAGGTCATGTTTAATAGCATTAATATGTTACAAGAGTCACAAAATAGATATACACTGTTCAACAGAGACAAATGTAGTTATAGCAAAACCTGACACGAAAACACTGGCCAATACATGCCTAATGAAAGAAAGTGTATTTAATAACTGTGATACAGTCTTACAGTCACAGACTTTCAGAGCTAAGTGACACTATGGAGTATTTAGCCCACAGCCTGATTTCACTCATGAGAAAACAAGaatctcagagaggttaagtgatttgctcaGGATCATAAAACTCATTTCTATCATTTTAATAGTATTGGTTCTTTCAAGGTTCTCCAGCTAGGCTGGAGATAAGGAAATCCTTTGTCAGGGCCCTAGTGCTTGGGGAACTGAAGTTCTGTTCTCTTAAGTGTTCTAAGACCAGATGTGCAAGTAACACCATGGAAGCACAGGCAAATGGGAGCCAGGATTTCCCTGCAGGTGAGCAGAGGCTCACCTACCTGGGACCAAGTGTGCAACTCTGCCTGTTGTCCAAGTGAGGCCTGCACTAACAAGGCATTACTACTCTGTCTCCTTGGCCCTTCCTTCAGAGAACAGACATTGCTGACTTGGAGTAGGGGAGTCCCATCCCCTACCCACGTCTACCCCTTACACTCACAattcttttgttgttggttttttcctGAATGCCTATAAAGTCAGCCAAATCTTAGACTTTCTTAATCTACAATTGAGGGAGGAGAGATATGGAAAGAATAGGAATGATGCAAGTGAATGAGTGCAAATTTAAATTCTAAAGGGAATTTTGGCAGTCCTGATGTTTATGGATAGTACTTAAAAGGCAGTtgcaaataactttattttttccattttgttttttagagggtGGTGGTGGAAAGAAAGGTGGCAAAAAGAAGGGTTCTTCTTTCCAGACAGTGTCAGCTCTTTTCAGGGTACAGTATATTCTTGAATTACAGATAAATACTTTCATTAAAAAACTAAActatcaaaacagaaaaattttttaaagatatttatggTGAAAGTGAATAAAGTAGTATAGTATACTTTTTAGTATACTACTAAAGgttttgtaaactttttaaatggcttaggaaaaaaaattagcacaaaaaaacaaactatgtATCTCTTCACATCAATCTTTATGATACGTGAACCATTGCCCCTGAGCCCTACATCCAAGAGATCTGGTATTGTACAAATTTCACATGAAATCaaatgctcttttaaaaataaccactGTATTCAATTACATCTCCTTCATGTGACAAAAATCTCAATACAAAGTTTCTCTGACTGGTGGTGCTTGAGAATAACAAACTGAAATTAACTGATTTTGTGTAATCTGTAATTTCCTACCTGTGCTCCACTTATATGATTCCTCTCTGTTAtgataatttgtttttccttgagacagctcattaaaatgtgaaatgaaagacaaacaTTGATAGGGACTCTCATGTCGATGCAactagaaatgattttaaaacttttcatatggTTCCACAGGAGAATTTGAATAAGCTGATGACCAACTTGAGGAGCACTCACCCCCACTTTGTGCGGTGCATCATCCCCAATGAAACTAAAACTCCTGGTAAGACATTTCTGATATCCAGACAAGCTCCAGTGTGTGTGCGATAGACCACGAAGTATGGCATGTGGATTCATTCTTTTAGGTGCCATGGAGCATGAGCTTGTCCTGCATCAGCTGAGGTGTAACGGTGTGCTGGAAGGCATCCGCATCTGTAGGAAAGGCTTCCCAAGCAGAATCCTTTATGCAGACTTCAAACAGAGGTTTGTGTCTCATTATTTTTCCCTTCCAATGTCTTAGTCTACACAAAATCACTATATAAttccaacattttaaaactttcccTTGAAAAATGACATgcaattatttgaaaattgatCATAAAAGAAAGAAGCTTAGGTTTATATTATCATAAGTTTTTCATCATATCTTCCGAAGTTTTAAATAAAGCACTGACTTTTTAAATGGCATTTTGTTCACCAAAACTTAATCTATCATCTTTTCAATGATAGCTACCAAATGTTCTACTGTTTTTTTCAGTGAAGAAAAAccacatttttatattctttttattctgaCAGATACAAGGTTCTAAATGCGAGTGCTATCCCAGAGGGTCAGTTCATTGACAGCAAGAAggcttctgagaaacttctagggtCTATTGAAATTGACCACACCCAGTACAAATTCGGTCATACCAAGGTATCACCAGTCCAAATTTCTATCTGTCATAATTATATCACTTTTAGACTTTCCTGTAAGTGGAAATAACATATTTAACTTGTTCTTTCATAAGGTTTTCTTTAAAGCTGGCCTGCTGGGAACTCTAGAGGAAATGCGAGATGAAAAGCTAGCTCAACTCATCACGCGCACTCAAGCCATATGCAGAGGGTTCCTGATGAGAGTGGAGTTCAGAAAGATGATGGAGAGGAGGTGAGAGCCCACACACAAGTCTTCCTGCTCCACACTTTCATAAATGAATCCACTGCAGTCATTACTTTTGTTGAGTGATGATCACTTTCCACATTATTCTCcatttgcatctttttttcttttccaacagATTGTCCATCTTCTGCATTCAGTACAACATCCGTGCTTTCATGAATGTGAAGCACTGGCCCTGGATGAAGCTGTATTTCAAGATCAAGCCCCTCCTCAAGAgtgcagagacagagaaggagatggCCAACATGAAGGAAGAATTTGAGAAAACCAAAGAAGAGCTGGCTAAGACAGAGGCAAAAAGGAAAGAACTAGAAGAAAAGATGGTGACGCTaatgcaagagaaaaatgacttacAACTCCAAGTTCAAGCTGTAAGTATTATACATTGCAGTTCAGCCACATCTTATTACTTTTAACGTTTTAAAATGAATGGTTTCCACTGAAACATTTATTCTGATTGTTTGCTGTTCAAAAACACCAAGACTCGGGCATAAAGAAGCAATAGATGCAAAGTCACATATCACGCTGCACACATTCATATGTGCATTCACACACAGTTTGGTCATCAGTGAGcaaattcataaaaatatcaacagacattttcctttatttatggAACTTTCTCTCAGATCAGATTATTCTTTCTTTAGTGTATTTTTGTGCATAAAATAGAAGTTATGTTGTTTTTATCAGGGCAGAGAAATGGCTAAGTTAATCCCCTCTTAAatgtgagaaaactgagtccTACAATGAACAAGTGACTTTTCCAAAGTTGCAAAGGTTAGTAAAGTGGCAGATTTTTGCCAAAGGGCTAGTTTTCCTGATTTGGTCTTCCACACATGAATATCTGAAGGAAATTTGTTATTATACTTGATCAGTAGATAACAGTATTAACATTTTGtctgtttcattttaaaagttagcaACTGGTATACATGTTGACCAAACTGGTAGTCACTGAAATTTCCaccttataataaattattgtgtgCTTGTAGATATAGCTCAGACAAATGAAAACGCTTAATTTCTCCCTTTAGGAAGCAGATGCTTTGGCTGATGCAGAGGAAAGATGTGATCAGTTGATTAAAACCAAAATCCAACTTGAGGCCAAAATCAAAGAGGTAACTGAAAGAGCTGAGGATGAGGAAGAGATCAATGCTGAGCTGACAGCTAAGAAGAGGAAACTGGAAGATGAATGTTCAGAGCTCAAGAAAGACATTGATGACCTTGAGCTGACACTGGCCAAGGTAGAGAAGGAGAAACATGCCACAGAGAACAAGGTACAAATCATGAtccattttagaatatttataagTACCTTGATACTGAagtatttgaattaaaaatttaatcttAAGATGATTGAATATAAAAAATATCACTGTCATAACTATGTCCTATGTCATCTCTTTAGTCTTCACCACCTCAATCTACTTACTTGACCTTTACCTCCTATATTTTCAGCCATTATAGGCCTGGGTTAGCTCCTGGTTCTCATTTTCCATCTTAGGCTGACATTATCCTAAGATACTACAGCATCATGTTTTTCATCAAGATAATAGGTTGTCATTGGCATTCCGGTCATCTGTTCTAATCTAAAGGTGAAAAACCTCACAGAAGAGATGGCAGGCCTGGATGAAAACATTGCAAAACTGACCAAGGAGAAGAAGGCTCTCCAGGAGGCCCACCAGCAGACCCTGGATGACCTGCAGGTGGAGGAGGACAAAGTCAACACCCTGACCAAAGCTAAAACCAAGCTAGAACAGCAAGTGGATGATGTAggtgtgaaaaagaaaatgtttccccTTGCAATGAAATAACCAATTGTGACATGAAACCAGCACTGATAGTCATAAGCCTTTAACGCTTGGTCTGTGAATAAAGTTCTTGTGCTATTTGttgtatctttaaatttttttcttatgtatctTTGAAGGCTACTAGCATAGGGTTCAGTGCTTAAgagctgaaataaataaaatgcatcatAAATTTAGCTTGAAGGATCtctggaacaagaaaagaaacTTCGCATGGACTTAGAAAGAGCCAAGAGAAAACTGGAGGGTGACCTAAAATTGGCCCAAGAATCCACAATGGATATAGAAAATGACAAACAGCAACTTAATGAGAAACTCAAAAAGTAAGTATGGTATAATTCAGCTATAACCTGCTTGTTGTATGTCAATGCAAATGAAACATACGCTAAAAAGATCTCCAAAATGTTACATCATgacatatggaaaaaaataatgacatctttgacctttttatttaattaaactaaTACAATTATTAATCTGTAAAACATTGTACTACTCACTCCTTCAACACCAGCAGTATAAAAAAAGTCTTAGATTATACATAGAAAAGAAGATTGGTAAGAGAAGTGATTATAAGCTAATGTGTTGCTCTTCTAATAGGAAAGAGTTTGAAATGAGCAATCTGCAAGGCAAGATTGAAGATGAACAAGCCCTTGCAATGCAGCTACAAAAGAAGATCAAAGAGTTACAGGTAAGTTATAACCTCCACCTTTTCTGGGCATTACAGGAAACAAAACTGACATAAATTCACATTAATGTTGACATATCACAACCAGGCCCGCAttgaggagctggaggaggaaaTCGAGGCAGAGCGGGCCTCCCGGGCCAAAGCAGAGAAGCAGCGCTCTGACCTCTCCCGGGAGCTGGAGGAGATCAGCGAGAGGCTGGAAGAAGCCGGTGGGGCCACTTCAGCCCAGATTGAGATGAACAAGAAGCGGGAGGCTGAGTTCCAGAAAATGCGCAGGGACCTGGAGGAGGCCACCCTGCAGCACGAAGCCACGGCAGCTGCTCTTCGGAAGAAGCACGCAGATAGTGTGGCTGAGCTTGGGGAGCAGATTGACAACCTTCAGCGGGTCAAGCAGAAGCTGGAGAAGGAAAAGAGTGAGCTGAAGATAGAGATCGATGACCTTGCTAGTAACATGGAGACTGTCTCCAAAGCCAAGGTCTTCATTAACTTGTGcccttttcatctttatttgCAACAATTCAAAATGACCAAGTTTATATATGACTATTTTTAGCCAAATTACACAAACATTAGATGGCATCTGAAGCTTAAACTTACTCCTAGTACACATTATTGTATTGAATCACTTAAGTTCTCTTAACTTCTTTGTAGAAAACACTTTAACCTTTGATACTATTaccatgaaaaaaatatgtaattacaaAAAAGGTTTATCTAAAAACCATACTCTAAATGATGCAGAATTTAAATGATGTTCACACTTTCAAAGAGAATATAATTTTGATAATCATGTGTTCATTATTTAGCCAAATTAAATGCCTCTACTACTTTATAGCCACCATGCAAGATtgatagaaaagtaaataaaaatcagcCCCTTTCCACAGGTAGTTACAGATCTCTAAATCCCAGCCTCtggaataaaaatgtattgtctcTTCCTGTTTTCTACCTCTCACCCCAGGCAAACTTTGAGAAAATGTGCCGCACCCTAGAGGACCAGCttagtgaaataaaaacaaaggaagaagagCAACAACGCTTAATAAATGAGTTGTCAGCCCAGAAGGCACGTTTACACACAGAATCAGGTCAGTAAATAAATAGCATCAGCCTTCGGAGAGGTGACGAATGAAAGACAAGCCTTTACCTACCTATCAAATACAAGTAATTTCTCAAGCTCTGTACATTCATTTATCATGTCTTACTTATTCCTCCATCTTTTTATTATGAGACAGTAAAATGCAATGATTCTAAGCTACAATTGGGGAAAAGAATTAAgctccctgggctcaggagatttTTTGTGACTCAGCATTACTCAAAAGTTCTCGAAttctaaaatatcaaagaaaactcatacattttttaaaaagcaagaaataacctTCTCAACAGCACTGAAAATCTTGAGGGGTTTTTTCATCATATGAAATAAGAGGGTTACAATGTTATTCCattctttaaattattgtttACCTAGACAACAGAACtaaatcattgatgttttgtcTTCCACAGGTGAGTTTTCACGACAGCTAGATGAAAAAGATGCTATGGTTTCTCAGCTATCCCGAGGCAAACAAGCATTTACACAACAGATTGAAGAATTAAAGAGGCAGCTAGAAGAGGAGACTAAGGTGAGAATTCTCCAGCTGATACTTTCAATCACTTGAACTGTGCAACATAACACACTATTGAACTTTGCATAGAGAATTTCAATGATCAGAAGATAAACTTATATCACATAGTTTTTGGTTGGTCTAGGCCAAGAGCACTCTGGCCCATGCCCTGCAGTCAGCCCGCCATGACTGTGACCTGCTGCGGGAACAGTATGAGGAGGAGCAGGAAGCCAAGGCTGAGCTGCAGAGGGGAATGTCCAAGGCCAACAGTGAGGTTGCCCAGTGGAGGACCAAGTACGAGACGGACGCCATCCAGCGCAcagaggagctggaggaggccaAGTATGCGCTTTTAGTGCAGGGgggcaggaagaaataaaagtaaaggcagtgaaggaaaaatagaagaaagagaatATTCCAGGCTTGGGGA contains the following coding sequences:
- the MYH4 gene encoding myosin-4, with translation MSSDSEMAIFGEAAPFLRKSEKERIEAQNKPFDAKTSVFVVDPKESYVKAIVQSREGGKVTAKTEAGATVTVKEDQVFSMNPPKYDKIEDMAMMTHLHEPAVLYNLKERYAAWMIYTYSGLFCVTVNPYKWLPVYNPEVVTAYRGKKRQEAPPHIFSISDNAYQFMLTDRENQSILITGESGAGKTVNTKRVIQYFATIAVTGEKKKEEPASGKMQGTLEDQIISANPLLEAFGNAKTVRNDNSSRFGKFIRIHFGATGKLASADIETYLLEKSRVTFQLKAERSYHIFYQIMSNKKPELIEMLLITTNPYDFAFVSQGEITVPSIDDQEELMATDSAVDILGFTADEKVAIYKLTGAVMHYGNMKFKQKQREEQAEPDGTEVADKAAYLTSLNSADLLKSLCYPRVKVGNEFVTKGQTVQQVYNAVGALAKAIYEKMFLWMVTRINQQLDTKQPRQYFIGVLDIAGFEIFDFNSLEQLCINFTNEKLQQFFNHHMFVLEQEEYKKEGIEWEFIDFGMDLAACIELIEKPMGIFSILEEECMFPKATDTSFKNKLYEQHLGKSNNFQKPKPSKGKPEAHFSLVHYAGTVDYNIAGWLDKNKDPLNETVVGLYQKSAMKTLAFLFSGAQTAEAEGGGGKKGGKKKGSSFQTVSALFRENLNKLMTNLRSTHPHFVRCIIPNETKTPGAMEHELVLHQLRCNGVLEGIRICRKGFPSRILYADFKQRYKVLNASAIPEGQFIDSKKASEKLLGSIEIDHTQYKFGHTKVFFKAGLLGTLEEMRDEKLAQLITRTQAICRGFLMRVEFRKMMERRLSIFCIQYNIRAFMNVKHWPWMKLYFKIKPLLKSAETEKEMANMKEEFEKTKEELAKTEAKRKELEEKMVTLMQEKNDLQLQVQAEADALADAEERCDQLIKTKIQLEAKIKEVTERAEDEEEINAELTAKKRKLEDECSELKKDIDDLELTLAKVEKEKHATENKVKNLTEEMAGLDENIAKLTKEKKALQEAHQQTLDDLQVEEDKVNTLTKAKTKLEQQVDDLEGSLEQEKKLRMDLERAKRKLEGDLKLAQESTMDIENDKQQLNEKLKKKEFEMSNLQGKIEDEQALAMQLQKKIKELQARIEELEEEIEAERASRAKAEKQRSDLSRELEEISERLEEAGGATSAQIEMNKKREAEFQKMRRDLEEATLQHEATAAALRKKHADSVAELGEQIDNLQRVKQKLEKEKSELKIEIDDLASNMETVSKAKANFEKMCRTLEDQLSEIKTKEEEQQRLINELSAQKARLHTESGEFSRQLDEKDAMVSQLSRGKQAFTQQIEELKRQLEEETKAKSTLAHALQSARHDCDLLREQYEEEQEAKAELQRGMSKANSEVAQWRTKYETDAIQRTEELEEAKKKLAQRLQDAEEHVEAVNSKYASLEKTKQRLQNEVEDLMIDVERSNAACIALDKKQRNFDKVLAEWKQKYEETQAELEASQKESRSLSTELFKVKNAYEESLDHLETLKRENKNLQQEISDLTEQIAEGGKHIHELEKVKKQLDHEKSELQTSLEEAEASLEHEEGKILRIQLELNQVKSEIDRKIAEKDEELDQLKRNHLRVVESMQSTLDAEIRSRNDALRIKKKMEGDLNEMEIQLNHANRQAAEALRNLRNTQGILKDTQLHLDDAIRGQDDLKEQLAMVERRANLMQAEVEELRASLEQTERSRKMAEQELLDASERVQLLHTQNTSLINTKKKLETDISQIQGEMEDIVQEARNAEEKAKKAITDAAMMAEELKKEQDTSAHLERMKKNMEQTVKDLQHRLDEAEQLALKGGKKQIQKLEARVRELESEVESEQKRNVEAVKGLRKHERRVKELTYQTEEDRKNILRLQDLVDKLQTKVKAYKRQAEEAEEQSNVNLAKFRKLQHELEEAEERADIAESQVNKLRVKSREVHTKVISEE